CGGGCGGAGACGCGCTGTCGGACGTGGACCGTCCGCTCGCGGGGGAGACCTGAATGGCCGCCGGCAACCGTACTTGGGAGCGGCCAACCGTCTTCCCGAATCGGGGGGTGAAGTGGGCGGTGTACGCCGGCGTCGTGGGATTCTTCCTCTGGTCGGGTGTCGGGGTCGGAGCCGACCCTGCACGGATCGCTCAGGGGCTCGGCAGCGCCGGGTCGCTCGTCGGCGACTTCCTCCCGCCCTCGGCGACCCCGCGACAGGCCCAGCGGATTCTCGACAAGATGCTCGAAAGCGTCGCGATGGCGATGGTGTCGACGCTCACCGGAATCCTGCTCAGCGTCCCGATCGCGTTCATGGCCGCGGAGAACCTCTCGCCGAAGCCGCTGTACGCGATCAACAGGGGGTTCATCTCCGTCTCTCGGGCGTTCAACGCGATCATCGTCGGCATCATCGCGGTCAAGGCCATCGGGTTCGGACCGCTCGCGGGCATCCTCACGATCACGTTCAAGACGGTCGGCTTCTTCTCGAAGCTCCTGGCCGAAGATCTAGAGGACATCGACATGGGGTCGGTCAACGCGGTGCGGGCCGCGGGCGCCTCACCGATTCAGACGCTCTTGTACGGGGTGGTACCGCAGATAATCCCGCGGTTCGCGGGGCTCTCGGTGTACCGGTGGGACATCAACATCCGCACCTCGACCATCATCGGCATCGTCGGAGCCGGCGGGATCGGATCCGTGCTCCTGACCGCGTTCAACCGGTACGATTACCAGTACGTCACGGCCATCCTGCTTGCGATCATCGCCGTCGTCCTCGTGGCTGAGGGAGTCAGCGCGGTCGTCAGACGGAGGTACAACTGATGGCGATCGAACAACCGAGCTGGCAGCGGTTCGACCGGCGGCGGCGTATCGCCCGGTTCGTCCTCCTGCTGACCGCCGCCGTCACCGTGATCGCCTCGTGGCGGTTCATGGATACCGGCGTCGCCAGGCCGGAGACGATCCCGCGAGAGGTGAGCGACCTTTTGACTCGGATGTACCCGCCGGATGTGGCGTACACCACTCAGATCGTCCAGCCGCTGGTCGAGACGGTCCAGATTGCCGCGCTCGGAACGCTCGGCGCCTTCGTGCTCGCGATCCCGGTGGCGTTGCTCGCGGCCGAGAACACCACGCCGAACGGCGCGACATTCTGGCTCGGGAAGCTCATCGTAACGGTAAGCCGGTCGGTCAACACCATCATCTGGGCCCTGTTCTTCGTCGTGCTGTTCGGATCGGGTCCGCTCGCCGGCGCCGTCGCCATCGTGTTCCGCTCTGTCGGCTTCCTCGGGAAGCTGCTCGGAGAGGAGATCGAAGAGATAGACTTCGGTCAGGTCGAGGCGGTCCGCGCGTCCGGCGCGTCACAGGCGCAAGTGTTGCTCTACGGCATCCTCCCGCAAGTCAAGCCCGCGCTGGTCGGGCTGTCGATTTACCGCTGGGACATCAACATCCGCGACTCGACGGTGCTCGGGTTCGTGGGTGCCGGCGGCATCGGCGTGGAGCTGTTCCGCGCGGTCAACGCCTTCGCGTGGCAGTCGGTCGCGATGGTGTTGATCGTCATCCTCGGGGTGGTGGTCGTCACCGAGAGCCTATCGGCGTACACGCGGGGGCTGGTTCGATGAGTTCGTTCAGACCCGACGCGTACGACGTGGTGCTGTTCGACATGGACGGCGTCGTGTTGGAAAGCCCCGGTATCGACCCCGCGATCCGCTCGCGAGCCTTGGACAACGTGCTCGACGACCGTGGTCTGACCGTACCGTCGGCACTTCGCGAGCGGCTGGAACGTGACGCGTACGACGAAGCGTTCCGCGCGGCCTGCGAGGAACTGGCGGTCGACCCTAGACCCCTCTTCCGGGCGCGCGAGGAGCGGAGCGCGGAACGCGCAATCGAGCGGTTGGCGGCCGGGGCGCGGCGCCTCCACCGGGACGTCGAGGCCCTCGACGTGCTGTCCGATCGCGCGACGCTCGGGCTGGTGAGCAACAACTACCACCCCACCGTCGAGTTCGTCGTCGATCACTTCCGGCTCGACACGTTCGCGTTCGTCCGCGGCCGCGACCCCGGCCCAGACGGATTCCGGCGGCGCAAGCCGAACCCGCACTACCTCGAGGAGGCCCTCAACGCTCTCGACGCGACCGACGGGATCTACGTCGGAGACCGCGCGACCGACGTGCTCGCCGCCGAGCGAGCCGGGATCGACAGCGCGTTCCTGCGGCGCGACCACAACGCCGACCGAGACCTCAGCGTGGAGCCGACCGTCGAGATCGAGAGCCTCCGGGACCTCTTGGACATCCCCGACGCCTCGCCCTCCGACGCGCCCGCAACTCGATCAGACCCCGCCGGCTCGTCGGACTCGCAGACCGACCGGGGTCGCTCGTCGGGTTCGTCCGAGTAGAGCGGGCGCGGCGGCTCCCACCTGCCCGCTCGCGCGGCTCCGGTCCCGCGCCCGCCACGCGCCGCCAGAAACGGTTATCTCCCGCCGTGGCGTCGGTACTGGAATGATACCGTCGCTTTCCGCGTTGTTCGAGGGGTTCTCGGCGGTCGAGGCGACGGTCGCGGTCCTCGCCATCTCCGTCGTCGCCGCGCTGGGGATGGAGTTCGTCGTCTTGCGAATCGCCCGCCGCTACGTCTCGACCACCGAGTCGAAGTACGACGACATCATCATCGCGTCGCTTCGCGCCCCGCTGGTCGTCACCGCCGCGCTCGCCGGGGTGTACGTCCTCACGCAGGTGCCGACGGTCCGGGCCTCCGTCCTCGTCGACCCGCAGCTGCTCGACGACATCTTCGGTCGCCCCTCGCTTTCCGTGATCATCCTCGTGTGGGCACACGCCGCCAACGCCGTCGTGAACCGGCTCGTCGCCGCGGTCAACGAGGAGGGGAACCGCTTCGACTTCGCGCCCGTCTTCTCGAACGTCTGGACGCTCGCGGTCCTCGTGGGGAGCGCGGGGACCCTGCTGTGGCTGTGGGGCATCGAGATCACCCCGCTGCTCGGCGCGGCCGGCGTCGCCGGCATCGCGGTCGGCTTCGCCGCGAAAGACACCGTCGCGAACTTCTTCGGGGGGATCGCGCTGTACTTCGACGACACCTACAAGATCGGCGATTACATCGTCTTAGACGACGGCACCGCCGGCACCGTCATCAAGGTCGGCGTGCGCTCGACGACGCTGCTCACCCGCGACGAGGTGTTGGTGACCGTACCGAACGCCGCGCTCAACGCCGCGAAGGTGACGAACGAGTCGGCGCCACAGCGTCGTCGTCGCGTCCGGGTCCCGATCGGCGTCGCCTACGGGACGGACATCGACGCGTTCGAGGCGCTCGCGATCGAGGTGGTGCAGGCCGAATCGCTCGTCCTCGATTCCCCGAAGCCGCGAGCCCGGCTCCGGTCGTTCGGCGACTCGGCGCTCCAGTACGAGATCCTCTGTTGGGTGAACGGGCCGACGCGTCGCCGCCGCGCGCAGCACGAACTCAACCGCGCGTTATATAAAGCGCTGAACGACGCCGACATCGAGATCCCGTACCCGAAACGCGACGTGACGGTCACGACCGGCCCGGACCCGAGCGTCGAGGTCCCGGACGAGCGAGGAGCCGGGCAGGCGGCCGTCGACGGCGGGACCGCGGCCGGGCGCAACGGCGAGAGTGCGGCCGAGCGCGACGGCGAGAGTGCGGCCGAGCGCGACGGCAACTGAGACCACCGATTTCGGCGGCGGCGCCGTCAGCGATCCTCCAGCAGGGTTACGCCGCGACGCGGTACACCCGCGCCTCCCAGGGCCTGAGTCGAAGCTCGCCGGCAGCGAACTCCCGGAGCGCGTCGTCGGTCCGGTAGTTCCCGATCAGCAGGGCGCCCTCGTCGCTCGCGACGCCCGGCGGGAGGCGCACCTCGCGGTCGTCCCCGGTGACGTTCAGCGCGACGAGGAGCCGCACCCCCGTGTCGTCGGCGCTGTCGCCCGCCCCGTCGTCGCCGAGGTCGAGGCTCCGCGTGTACACCCACACCTCGTCGTCGTCCGGGAACAGGGGGTCGTAGTCGCCGTACACGAGCGCGTCGTGTTCCTCGCGGAGGGCGATGAGATCCTGGTAGTAGCGCCAGACCGAGTCGTCGTCCGCGCGCTCCCGTTCGGCGTTGACCTCGTCGTGGTCGGGGTTGACGCCGATCCACGGCTCTCCGTCGGTGAAGTCGGCGTGCTCGGCCGCCGACCACTGCATCGGCGTGCGAGCGTTGTCGCGAGAGTTCGCCCGAATCCCGTCTCGGACCGCGTCGAACGACGCCACCTCGCCGCCCTCGATGGCCTGCCGAAGCGGGTTGAGGGTGTCGACGTCGCGGAGCTCGTCCATCGAGTCGAACGGGTAGTTCGTCATGCCCAGCTCCTCGCCCTGGTAGACGTACGGGGTGCCGCGGAGCGTGTGGAGCAGCGTCGCGAGCAGGGTCGCGCTCTCGCGGCGGTACTCGCCGTCGTCGCCGAAC
This genomic window from Halorubrum sp. PV6 contains:
- the phnE gene encoding phosphonate ABC transporter, permease protein PhnE, whose protein sequence is MAAGNRTWERPTVFPNRGVKWAVYAGVVGFFLWSGVGVGADPARIAQGLGSAGSLVGDFLPPSATPRQAQRILDKMLESVAMAMVSTLTGILLSVPIAFMAAENLSPKPLYAINRGFISVSRAFNAIIVGIIAVKAIGFGPLAGILTITFKTVGFFSKLLAEDLEDIDMGSVNAVRAAGASPIQTLLYGVVPQIIPRFAGLSVYRWDINIRTSTIIGIVGAGGIGSVLLTAFNRYDYQYVTAILLAIIAVVLVAEGVSAVVRRRYN
- the phnE gene encoding phosphonate ABC transporter, permease protein PhnE — translated: MAIEQPSWQRFDRRRRIARFVLLLTAAVTVIASWRFMDTGVARPETIPREVSDLLTRMYPPDVAYTTQIVQPLVETVQIAALGTLGAFVLAIPVALLAAENTTPNGATFWLGKLIVTVSRSVNTIIWALFFVVLFGSGPLAGAVAIVFRSVGFLGKLLGEEIEEIDFGQVEAVRASGASQAQVLLYGILPQVKPALVGLSIYRWDINIRDSTVLGFVGAGGIGVELFRAVNAFAWQSVAMVLIVILGVVVVTESLSAYTRGLVR
- a CDS encoding HAD family hydrolase — translated: MSSFRPDAYDVVLFDMDGVVLESPGIDPAIRSRALDNVLDDRGLTVPSALRERLERDAYDEAFRAACEELAVDPRPLFRAREERSAERAIERLAAGARRLHRDVEALDVLSDRATLGLVSNNYHPTVEFVVDHFRLDTFAFVRGRDPGPDGFRRRKPNPHYLEEALNALDATDGIYVGDRATDVLAAERAGIDSAFLRRDHNADRDLSVEPTVEIESLRDLLDIPDASPSDAPATRSDPAGSSDSQTDRGRSSGSSE
- a CDS encoding mechanosensitive ion channel family protein; translated protein: MIPSLSALFEGFSAVEATVAVLAISVVAALGMEFVVLRIARRYVSTTESKYDDIIIASLRAPLVVTAALAGVYVLTQVPTVRASVLVDPQLLDDIFGRPSLSVIILVWAHAANAVVNRLVAAVNEEGNRFDFAPVFSNVWTLAVLVGSAGTLLWLWGIEITPLLGAAGVAGIAVGFAAKDTVANFFGGIALYFDDTYKIGDYIVLDDGTAGTVIKVGVRSTTLLTRDEVLVTVPNAALNAAKVTNESAPQRRRRVRVPIGVAYGTDIDAFEALAIEVVQAESLVLDSPKPRARLRSFGDSALQYEILCWVNGPTRRRRAQHELNRALYKALNDADIEIPYPKRDVTVTTGPDPSVEVPDERGAGQAAVDGGTAAGRNGESAAERDGESAAERDGN